Proteins encoded within one genomic window of Paenarthrobacter sp. JL.01a:
- a CDS encoding ATP-binding protein: MTDPQNGTDVLRAHAENAFADELNALAAVDDRPRPPSWQLSPWAVTKYILGGTLANGTQITPKYLGSERLVEVAVASLATDRALLLLGVPGTAKTWLGEHLAAAISGSSTLVVQGTAGTPEEALRYGWNYARLLAEGPSRAAMVAGPVMRAMETGSLVRVEELTRIPSDVQDSLITILSEKTLPIPELNEEVQARKGFNVIATANNRDKGVNDLSSALRRRFNTVVLPLPDSIDQEVEIVTTRVRSLGEALELPADLAALSEIRRVVTVMRELRAGVTQDQRTTIKSPSATLSTAEAISVMTNGLSLAAHFGDGTVRADDVAASLVGAVVKDPVQDRVIWQEYLETVVRNRPEWKDLYRACRDLESASQT; encoded by the coding sequence ATGACAGATCCACAGAACGGAACCGATGTTCTTCGCGCCCACGCAGAGAACGCGTTCGCTGATGAACTCAACGCGTTGGCCGCTGTTGATGACCGCCCGCGGCCGCCCAGCTGGCAGTTGTCGCCATGGGCTGTCACCAAGTACATCCTGGGTGGAACGCTGGCTAATGGAACGCAGATCACCCCGAAATATCTCGGTTCGGAGCGGCTGGTGGAAGTCGCGGTGGCATCCCTGGCTACCGACCGGGCCCTCCTGTTGCTCGGCGTTCCGGGAACGGCCAAGACATGGCTCGGGGAGCATCTGGCGGCAGCCATCTCCGGTTCATCAACGCTGGTGGTACAGGGCACCGCGGGAACACCCGAGGAAGCACTGCGTTATGGATGGAACTACGCGCGATTGCTGGCCGAAGGTCCATCCCGCGCCGCGATGGTAGCGGGACCTGTCATGCGGGCCATGGAAACAGGAAGCCTGGTGCGGGTGGAGGAACTGACGCGCATTCCCTCCGATGTGCAGGACTCCCTGATCACCATCCTCAGCGAGAAGACCCTGCCGATCCCGGAGCTGAATGAAGAGGTACAGGCCCGGAAGGGTTTCAACGTCATCGCCACAGCAAATAACCGGGACAAAGGCGTCAACGACCTCTCCTCGGCGCTTCGACGCCGGTTCAACACTGTGGTCTTGCCGCTGCCGGACAGCATCGACCAGGAAGTGGAGATCGTCACCACCCGGGTCCGCAGCCTGGGCGAGGCACTGGAACTGCCCGCGGATCTGGCTGCATTGTCGGAGATCCGGCGGGTTGTCACTGTGATGCGGGAACTGCGCGCCGGCGTTACACAGGACCAACGGACCACTATCAAGTCACCTTCTGCCACGCTGTCCACGGCCGAAGCGATCTCCGTGATGACCAACGGGCTTTCCCTGGCAGCCCACTTCGGTGATGGCACTGTCAGGGCCGACGACGTCGCGGCCAGCCTTGTAGGCGCCGTCGTCAAGGATCCCGTTCAAGACCGTGTGATCTGGCAGGAGTACCTGGAAACCGTCGTCCGCAACCGGCCCGAATGGAAGGACCTCTACCGGGCCTGCCGCGATCTCGAATCCGCCAGCCAGACATGA
- a CDS encoding VWA domain-containing protein: MNDVSDHTVEVRDRLARWRLVLGGDDADGISTDDGGQVQLSDDDTRRDQALEALYGDGSGRRGGLASSSPRVARWLGDIRGYFPSSVVQVMQADAMDRLGLRQLLLEPEMLCTVQPDISLVSTLVGLGRVIPEASKETARSVVRQVTKELEDQLRAKTIQAVSGALNRSARTRRPRHRDIDWNRTIAANLKHYQAEYRTVVPERLLGQARRSTEIQREIILCIDQSGSMAESVVYSSVFGAVLSSLPSVNTRLVVFDTEVVDLTDDLDDPVDVLFGVQLGGGTDINRALAYCQGQITKPTETILVLISDLYEGGIAEEMLRRAASVVGGGTTMIALLALSDSGHPSFDSQHAAALAGIGVPAFACTPDLFPEMMAAAIERRDVGEWAASQDIPTSHEP, translated from the coding sequence GTGAACGATGTTTCGGACCACACTGTTGAGGTCCGCGATCGGTTGGCCCGGTGGCGGTTGGTGCTGGGCGGCGATGACGCGGATGGAATCTCAACGGACGACGGCGGACAGGTCCAGTTATCGGACGATGACACCCGACGCGACCAAGCCTTGGAAGCCCTCTACGGTGATGGCTCCGGCCGGCGGGGCGGCCTGGCTTCTTCGAGTCCGCGGGTAGCCCGCTGGCTCGGCGATATCCGCGGCTATTTCCCGTCCTCGGTGGTCCAGGTGATGCAGGCTGACGCCATGGACCGTCTGGGCCTCAGGCAGCTGCTCCTGGAACCGGAAATGCTCTGTACCGTGCAACCGGACATCAGCCTTGTCAGTACCCTGGTGGGCCTTGGCAGGGTCATCCCGGAAGCGTCCAAGGAGACCGCACGGTCAGTGGTCCGGCAAGTTACCAAGGAACTTGAGGACCAGCTCCGCGCGAAGACCATCCAGGCAGTTTCGGGGGCGTTGAACCGCTCGGCCCGGACCCGCAGGCCACGGCATCGGGACATCGACTGGAACAGGACAATCGCTGCAAACCTCAAGCATTACCAAGCCGAATACCGGACGGTGGTGCCCGAACGGCTGCTCGGTCAGGCCAGGCGCAGCACTGAGATCCAGCGTGAGATCATCCTGTGCATCGACCAATCCGGTTCCATGGCCGAGTCGGTGGTGTACTCCAGCGTATTCGGTGCAGTGCTCAGTTCACTTCCCTCGGTAAACACCCGGTTGGTTGTCTTCGATACCGAGGTTGTTGACCTGACAGATGATCTCGACGATCCCGTCGATGTTCTTTTCGGCGTGCAGTTGGGTGGGGGCACGGACATCAACAGAGCTCTGGCGTACTGTCAGGGGCAGATCACGAAGCCCACAGAAACCATTCTCGTGCTGATCAGTGATCTTTACGAAGGCGGCATAGCCGAGGAGATGCTGCGTCGAGCGGCATCAGTTGTCGGCGGAGGAACCACCATGATCGCCCTGCTGGCCTTGAGCGACAGCGGTCACCCTTCGTTCGACTCCCAGCACGCCGCCGCGCTTGCCGGTATCGGAGTCCCGGCCTTCGCCTGCACGCCGGACCTGTTTCCCGAAATGATGGCAGCCGCCATCGAACGCAGGGATGTCGGCGAGTGGGCCGCCTCCCAGGACATCCCCACAAGCCACGAACCATAA
- a CDS encoding DUF5682 family protein, producing MTEVHVLGIRHHGPGSAHSVSEALATLRPDLVLVEGPPELDQIIPLINNPDMLPPVAGLIYAVDEPRLASFYPMAAFSPEWVAIRWALSTGTSVRALDLPAANSLALRAASEAEAVSPAEQGYRPDAIGILANAAGYSDAERWWEDAVEHRSSDPAERFESLIEAIKEIRARDERPEDHPDVVENNRREAAMRRILRAAMREDHERIAVICGAYHAPALVPADFPSSAADNKVLSGLPKIKVSVTWVPWTSDRLSLDSGYGAGVAAPGWYQHLFSHWMSKDPASDVATTWLVRVAHALREQNLDASTASVVEASRMATALAAVRGRPSPGLPELDDAAQAVLCDGSALPLALVHRDLTVGSELGSVPDSVPTLPLFADLTANQRKLRMKPSAMEEVMVLDLRKPNQLARSVLLHRLALVGVAWGVPTETGRTTGTFKEAWKLQWRPELAVSLVEASRYGTTVATAAAAFVSEQAQAAEGLPAMGALLEACLLADLPEGIAGVVTALAARTALQQDVPPLLETIAPLARTCRYGNVRGVDVRDVRKILEATVLRACVGLPTACAGLDDDAAAAMRRAIDSAQDGMTLVPELPMLDWHTALGGVAHSDKIHGSVAGRATRLLLDAGLLGREDVAAGLSRRLSVATPAPEAAAWLDGLLSGDATLLIHDPRLLKLVDEWVDGVRDDVFEDVLPLLRRTFSAFSRPERREIGEQISRGTSSRDAVGDAGMDLAAARPALETMARILGWEAVA from the coding sequence ATGACAGAGGTCCACGTCCTGGGTATCCGGCACCACGGACCAGGTTCGGCCCACTCGGTGTCCGAGGCCTTGGCAACGCTGCGTCCTGACCTGGTGCTGGTGGAAGGGCCTCCGGAACTCGACCAGATCATTCCCCTTATCAACAACCCCGACATGCTTCCCCCTGTTGCCGGGCTCATCTATGCGGTGGACGAACCCCGGTTGGCTTCGTTTTACCCCATGGCAGCTTTTTCGCCGGAATGGGTGGCCATCCGTTGGGCTCTGTCCACAGGGACGTCTGTCCGCGCGCTGGACCTCCCTGCCGCGAATTCCTTGGCCTTGAGGGCCGCTTCCGAAGCAGAAGCCGTCAGCCCGGCAGAGCAGGGGTACCGCCCCGACGCCATCGGCATTCTGGCAAACGCTGCCGGCTACAGCGATGCGGAGCGTTGGTGGGAAGATGCCGTGGAGCACCGCAGTTCGGACCCTGCCGAACGCTTTGAGTCGCTCATCGAGGCGATAAAAGAGATCCGGGCACGGGATGAGCGCCCGGAAGACCATCCGGACGTCGTCGAAAACAACCGTCGGGAAGCGGCCATGCGGCGTATTCTGCGGGCCGCCATGCGGGAGGACCATGAACGGATCGCCGTCATCTGCGGCGCCTACCATGCCCCTGCCCTGGTACCGGCGGACTTTCCATCCTCCGCAGCAGACAACAAGGTCCTGTCCGGCCTCCCCAAAATCAAGGTGTCTGTCACATGGGTTCCCTGGACCTCGGACCGGCTCAGCCTGGACAGCGGATACGGAGCAGGTGTTGCAGCACCAGGGTGGTACCAGCACCTGTTCTCCCATTGGATGTCGAAGGATCCTGCCAGCGATGTCGCCACCACCTGGCTGGTCCGGGTAGCCCACGCCTTGCGGGAGCAAAACCTGGATGCCTCCACCGCGTCCGTGGTGGAGGCCAGCCGCATGGCCACAGCGTTGGCGGCAGTGCGTGGCAGACCGAGTCCAGGACTTCCCGAACTGGACGACGCCGCCCAGGCTGTCCTCTGCGACGGCTCTGCTCTTCCCCTGGCACTTGTACATCGGGACCTCACCGTTGGATCCGAGCTGGGAAGCGTTCCTGACTCCGTTCCCACGCTTCCCCTGTTTGCCGACCTCACCGCCAACCAGCGCAAGCTGCGCATGAAGCCAAGCGCAATGGAGGAGGTCATGGTCCTCGACCTCCGCAAACCGAACCAACTGGCCCGCTCGGTGCTGCTGCATCGCCTGGCACTGGTTGGAGTGGCGTGGGGCGTGCCGACGGAGACCGGCAGGACCACCGGCACTTTCAAAGAGGCATGGAAGCTTCAGTGGAGGCCCGAGCTGGCCGTTTCACTGGTTGAAGCGAGCAGATACGGCACCACCGTTGCCACCGCCGCGGCGGCTTTCGTATCCGAACAGGCCCAGGCCGCGGAAGGCCTGCCTGCAATGGGTGCCTTGCTGGAAGCGTGCCTCCTGGCCGATCTCCCCGAAGGCATAGCCGGGGTAGTCACCGCTTTGGCCGCCCGAACAGCACTCCAACAGGACGTTCCGCCCCTCCTGGAGACCATCGCTCCCCTGGCCCGCACCTGCAGATACGGAAATGTGCGTGGTGTCGATGTCCGGGACGTCCGGAAGATCCTTGAGGCCACAGTGCTACGTGCCTGCGTGGGCCTGCCGACAGCATGCGCCGGGCTCGACGACGACGCCGCTGCCGCAATGCGCAGAGCCATCGATTCGGCCCAGGACGGCATGACGCTGGTACCGGAACTGCCGATGCTTGATTGGCACACTGCGTTGGGCGGCGTAGCGCACTCAGACAAAATCCACGGCTCCGTAGCGGGCCGCGCCACCCGTCTGCTGTTGGATGCCGGGTTACTGGGCCGGGAGGATGTCGCGGCGGGCCTGAGCCGTCGGCTGTCCGTCGCGACGCCTGCGCCGGAGGCCGCCGCGTGGCTGGACGGGCTCCTGTCCGGCGACGCCACGTTACTGATCCACGACCCGAGGCTCCTGAAACTGGTGGATGAATGGGTGGACGGAGTCCGTGACGACGTCTTCGAGGACGTCCTGCCGCTGCTGCGCAGAACGTTTTCTGCTTTCAGCCGTCCGGAACGCCGCGAGATCGGCGAGCAAATAAGCCGCGGTACTTCCTCAAGGGATGCTGTTGGCGATGCCGGCATGGACTTGGCCGCGGCACGGCCCGCACTGGAAACGATGGCGCGAATCCTGGGTTGGGAGGCCGTAGCGTGA
- a CDS encoding MFS transporter: MNQAARKIQRVYLTLTLGNTVAASFIWGINTLFLLDAGLSNLEAFAANAFFTAGMVLFEIPTGVVADGWGRRASFLLGTVTLAASTYLYYLLWQTAAPFWMWAVVSVLLGLGFTFFSGAVEAWLVDALRFSGYEGGLEAVLGRGQMVQGVAMLLGSVAGGVIAQATNLGVPFLLRVLVLLAMFAVAFGLMHDVGFSPERSTHPLRATHAVLTASIENGLKNPPVRFVMLAAPFSAGVGIYVFYALQPYLLDLFGDPQAYSVAGLAAAIVAGSQILGGWLAPHARSLFHKRTSVLILGGVGGSVILLVLGFTHSFLIALLLLALWGVVGSAVMPVRQAYVNDMIPSKQRATVLSFDSLMGSSGGVVIQPLLGRGADLYGYPASLAMAGVIELLAVPFLLASRKHGAAADGAATANAGQSS; encoded by the coding sequence ATGAACCAGGCCGCCCGCAAGATCCAACGCGTCTACCTGACGTTGACGCTGGGCAATACCGTTGCGGCGTCGTTCATTTGGGGCATCAACACCCTGTTTCTCCTGGACGCGGGCCTCAGCAACCTCGAGGCATTTGCCGCCAACGCTTTCTTCACCGCAGGGATGGTCCTCTTCGAAATCCCTACCGGGGTGGTGGCCGACGGCTGGGGACGGCGTGCTTCCTTCCTTCTGGGTACGGTGACACTTGCGGCATCTACCTACCTGTACTACCTGTTGTGGCAGACTGCGGCGCCCTTCTGGATGTGGGCGGTGGTCTCCGTTCTCCTTGGCCTTGGATTCACGTTCTTCTCCGGGGCCGTGGAGGCGTGGCTCGTTGATGCCCTGCGGTTCTCCGGCTACGAAGGCGGGCTCGAAGCCGTACTTGGCCGCGGACAGATGGTCCAAGGCGTTGCCATGCTGCTGGGTTCGGTGGCTGGCGGTGTCATAGCCCAAGCCACCAACCTGGGCGTGCCCTTCCTCCTGCGGGTCCTGGTGCTGCTGGCCATGTTCGCCGTCGCCTTTGGGCTGATGCACGACGTCGGCTTCTCGCCCGAGCGCTCGACGCACCCACTGCGGGCAACCCATGCCGTGCTCACCGCCTCGATCGAGAACGGTTTGAAAAACCCGCCCGTGCGGTTCGTGATGCTGGCCGCCCCCTTCAGCGCCGGCGTCGGGATTTACGTCTTCTACGCGTTGCAGCCATACCTCCTGGACCTTTTCGGCGATCCCCAGGCCTACTCGGTTGCCGGCCTGGCGGCGGCCATTGTTGCCGGTTCCCAGATCCTGGGAGGCTGGCTGGCTCCGCATGCCCGGAGTCTTTTCCACAAACGCACGTCCGTGCTCATTTTGGGCGGTGTCGGTGGCTCAGTGATCCTGCTTGTCCTCGGTTTCACCCACAGTTTCTTGATTGCCCTGCTGCTGTTGGCATTGTGGGGCGTGGTGGGGTCCGCGGTCATGCCCGTCCGGCAGGCATATGTCAATGACATGATCCCGTCCAAGCAGCGGGCCACTGTGCTGAGCTTTGATTCTCTGATGGGCTCAAGCGGAGGCGTGGTGATTCAACCGCTCCTGGGCCGTGGCGCCGACCTCTATGGCTATCCGGCGTCGCTTGCCATGGCCGGAGTCATCGAGCTCCTTGCGGTGCCCTTCCTGCTGGCTAGCCGCAAGCACGGTGCGGCAGCCGATGGTGCCGCCACAGCCAACGCGGGGCAAAGCAGCTGA